A window of the Salipiger sp. H15 genome harbors these coding sequences:
- a CDS encoding DNA polymerase Y family protein, translated as MSLRRRPVEGPFALTLRSGNSDHLHCVSPLAQAHGLARGMALADARAICPDLATRPADLAREAAALAGLCRWAGRYAPLVARDGADGLIADITGVPHLFGGEAALRADLHDRLERTGLAAQSAIAGTRGAAHALARHGGGVLPEGALAEGLGPLPVSALRIDHDTAATLCRVGLTRIADLVHLPRAPLAKRFGPALVMRLDQALGTRPEPVDAEREAPHFGVRMTLPEPIGLQDDVMAGLMRLLERLCETLTRHQHGARRVLLELRRVDRETAQVRVGLARPMRDPHRIAALFEKGVAEVEAGFGIDALRLCAEVTEKLPPEQLGPGGPKLRSEDALADLVSRLGNRLGFDAVQRLLPADSTIPERSFLIAPAAYSEAEAPPPRRGPPRPQFLFPPELVTGARGVQPGHPPAQFRWRRMAFTTLRATGPERIAPEWWFDDPAWRSGLRDYWRIETREGPRLWLFHTPQVAGWDAGGAQDWFVQGEFA; from the coding sequence ATGAGCCTGCGGAGACGCCCCGTTGAGGGGCCCTTCGCCCTGACCCTGCGGTCGGGCAATTCCGATCACCTGCACTGCGTCTCGCCGCTGGCCCAGGCACACGGGCTGGCGCGCGGCATGGCGCTGGCCGATGCCCGCGCCATCTGCCCCGACCTTGCCACCCGTCCCGCCGATCTTGCGCGCGAGGCCGCGGCGCTGGCGGGCCTGTGCCGCTGGGCCGGGCGCTACGCGCCGCTGGTGGCGCGCGACGGTGCCGACGGGCTGATCGCCGACATCACCGGCGTGCCGCATCTCTTCGGCGGCGAGGCGGCGCTGCGCGCGGACCTGCACGACCGGCTGGAGCGCACCGGGTTGGCGGCGCAGAGCGCCATCGCCGGCACCCGGGGCGCGGCCCATGCGCTTGCCCGCCACGGCGGCGGCGTGCTGCCCGAGGGCGCGCTGGCCGAAGGGCTGGGGCCGCTGCCGGTCTCGGCGCTGCGCATCGACCACGACACCGCCGCCACGCTCTGCCGCGTCGGGCTCACCCGCATCGCCGATCTCGTGCACCTGCCGCGCGCGCCGCTCGCCAAGCGCTTCGGCCCGGCGCTGGTGATGCGGCTCGACCAGGCGCTCGGCACCCGGCCCGAGCCGGTGGATGCCGAGCGCGAGGCGCCGCATTTCGGCGTGCGCATGACCCTGCCCGAACCGATCGGGTTGCAGGACGACGTGATGGCCGGGCTCATGCGCCTGCTCGAGCGGCTCTGCGAGACGCTGACCCGCCACCAGCACGGCGCGCGGCGGGTACTGCTGGAACTGCGCCGGGTCGACCGCGAGACGGCGCAGGTGCGGGTCGGCCTTGCCCGGCCCATGCGCGACCCCCACCGCATCGCCGCGCTCTTCGAGAAGGGCGTGGCCGAGGTCGAGGCGGGTTTCGGCATCGACGCGCTGCGGCTCTGCGCCGAGGTGACCGAAAAGCTGCCGCCCGAGCAGCTCGGCCCCGGCGGGCCGAAGCTGCGGAGCGAGGACGCGCTCGCCGACCTCGTCTCGCGGCTCGGCAACCGGCTCGGCTTCGACGCCGTGCAGCGCCTGCTGCCCGCCGACAGCACCATCCCCGAGCGCAGCTTCCTCATCGCCCCCGCCGCCTACAGCGAGGCCGAGGCCCCGCCGCCCCGGCGCGGCCCGCCGCGGCCGCAGTTCCTCTTCCCGCCCGAGCTGGTCACCGGCGCGCGCGGCGTGCAGCCCGGCCACCCGCCCGCGCAGTTCCGCTGGCGGCGCATGGCCTTCACCACGCTGCGCGCCACCGGGCCCGAGCGGATCGCCCCCGAATGGTGGTTCGACGATCCCGCCTGGCGCTCGGGGCTGCGCGACTACTGGCGGATCGAGACGCGCGAAGGGCCGCGGCTCTGGCTCTTCCACACGCCGCAGGTGGCGGGCTGGGACGCGGGCGGCGCGCAGGACTGGTTCGTGCAGGGGGAATTCGCATGA
- a CDS encoding arginyltransferase has translation MRHSLPLAPQFYVTAPQPCPYLPGRMERKLFTALQGDSAEKLNDSLSKQGFRRSQNVLYRPSCSECSACLSARIDVRRFAPSKSQRRSLRRNAHLHRRASSPWATEDQFELFRRYLDARHADGGMADMDIFEFAAMIEETPIRSRVVEYSDGARGDLAAVCLTDVLDDGLSMVYSFYDPDLPKAGFGTWMILDHIDIAREAGLPYVYLGYWVPGSPKMGYKAQFSALEIYRRGRWEPLRHDDDYASETHPLSTDPIAEQVANISLPDSRG, from the coding sequence ATGCGCCATTCGCTGCCCCTTGCGCCGCAATTCTACGTCACGGCGCCACAACCCTGTCCCTACCTGCCCGGCCGGATGGAGCGCAAGCTCTTCACCGCCCTGCAGGGAGACAGCGCGGAGAAGCTGAACGACAGCCTGTCGAAGCAGGGGTTCCGCCGCTCGCAGAACGTGCTCTACCGTCCGTCCTGTTCCGAATGTTCCGCCTGCCTGTCGGCGCGCATCGACGTGCGGCGCTTCGCCCCGTCCAAGAGCCAGAGGCGCTCGCTCCGGCGCAATGCGCACCTGCACCGGCGAGCTTCTAGCCCCTGGGCGACCGAGGACCAGTTCGAGCTCTTCCGCCGCTACCTCGACGCGCGCCATGCCGATGGCGGCATGGCCGACATGGACATCTTCGAATTCGCCGCGATGATCGAGGAGACGCCGATCCGCAGCCGTGTCGTGGAATACAGCGACGGCGCGCGCGGCGACCTCGCCGCGGTCTGCCTGACCGACGTGCTCGATGACGGGCTGTCCATGGTCTATTCCTTCTACGACCCGGACCTGCCCAAGGCCGGCTTCGGCACCTGGATGATCCTCGATCACATCGACATCGCCCGCGAGGCGGGGCTGCCTTACGTCTATCTCGGCTACTGGGTGCCCGGCTCGCCGAAAATGGGCTACAAGGCGCAGTTCTCGGCGCTGGAGATCTACCGCCGCGGCCGCTGGGAGCCGCTGCGCCACGACGACGACTACGCCTCCGAGACCCATCCGCTGAGCACCGATCCCATCGCCGAGCAGGTGGCCAACATCTCGCTGCCCGACAGCCGGGGCTGA
- a CDS encoding RDD family protein, protein MYPNATYSQLPDPVHQSAFYESVALKRGMAWVIDTMLVAVLVFIALLFTAFLGVFIFFAIWLVISFGYRVTTLATGSATWGMRLMAIEFRDWQGQRFSLPQAVLHTLGYTISVSIIPIQIVSIVCMFATERGQSLTDLALGTVALNRRAR, encoded by the coding sequence ATGTACCCCAACGCGACCTATTCCCAGCTTCCCGACCCGGTGCACCAGAGCGCCTTCTACGAGAGCGTCGCGCTCAAGCGCGGCATGGCCTGGGTCATCGACACGATGCTCGTCGCCGTCCTGGTGTTCATCGCGCTCCTGTTCACCGCCTTCCTGGGCGTGTTCATCTTCTTCGCCATCTGGCTGGTGATCAGCTTCGGCTACCGCGTGACGACGCTGGCGACGGGCTCGGCGACCTGGGGCATGCGCCTCATGGCGATCGAATTCCGCGACTGGCAGGGACAGCGCTTCAGCCTGCCGCAGGCGGTGCTCCACACGCTGGGCTACACTATCTCGGTCTCGATCATTCCGATCCAGATCGTGTCGATCGTCTGCATGTTCGCCACCGAGCGCGGGCAGAGCCTGACCGACCTTGCGCTCGGCACCGTGGCGCTGAACCGCCGCGCCCGCTGA
- a CDS encoding DUF2852 domain-containing protein produces MTAASQHYAQPANPGWLRRAEFWLDQRGKPAWIVAMILGFIFFWPIGLALLAYMIWSKRMFGMSCRNRHSHRHTAFQQGFNAMRPSGNAAFDAYKADTLRRLEDEQKSFEDFLQRLREARDKAEFDQFMDERDRRAREERETGETEQA; encoded by the coding sequence ATGACCGCCGCCTCGCAGCACTACGCCCAGCCCGCCAACCCCGGCTGGCTGCGACGTGCCGAGTTCTGGCTCGACCAGCGGGGCAAACCCGCGTGGATCGTCGCCATGATCCTCGGTTTCATCTTCTTCTGGCCGATCGGGCTTGCCCTCCTGGCCTACATGATCTGGAGCAAACGCATGTTCGGAATGTCCTGCCGCAATCGCCACAGCCACCGTCACACCGCGTTCCAGCAGGGTTTCAACGCCATGCGCCCGAGCGGCAACGCCGCCTTCGACGCCTACAAGGCCGACACGCTGCGCCGCCTCGAGGACGAGCAGAAGAGCTTCGAGGACTTCCTGCAGCGCCTGCGCGAGGCGCGGGACAAGGCCGAGTTCGACCAGTTCATGGACGAGCGTGACCGCCGGGCCCGCGAAGAGCGCGAGACGGGCGAGACCGAACAGGCCTGA
- a CDS encoding alpha/beta family hydrolase: protein MTGAEVLVDGDGPDRPTLLLAHGAGASMDSDFMARMAEGLAARGLRVVRFEFAYMAQRRTGGAKRPPPKVEILQEEYRAAIAALACDGPLFIGGKSMGGRVASLIADDLFAAGTIRGLVCLGYPFHPTGKPEKLRTEHLAELRTPALICQGTRDPFGTREEVAGYALSGSIALHWLEDGDHDFKPRRGVSGLSHEETLAGAASAVAGWIAGIA, encoded by the coding sequence GTGACCGGCGCGGAGGTCCTCGTCGATGGGGATGGGCCGGACCGTCCGACGCTGCTGCTTGCCCATGGCGCGGGCGCGTCGATGGACAGCGATTTCATGGCGCGCATGGCCGAGGGTCTGGCGGCGCGCGGGCTGCGCGTGGTGCGGTTCGAGTTCGCCTACATGGCGCAGCGCCGCACGGGCGGCGCGAAGCGCCCGCCGCCCAAGGTCGAGATCCTGCAGGAGGAATACCGCGCGGCGATCGCGGCGCTGGCCTGCGACGGCCCGCTCTTCATCGGCGGCAAGTCCATGGGCGGGCGGGTGGCGAGCCTGATCGCCGACGATCTCTTCGCCGCCGGGACGATCCGCGGGCTTGTCTGCCTCGGCTACCCGTTCCACCCCACCGGCAAGCCCGAGAAGCTGCGCACCGAGCACCTCGCCGAACTGCGCACGCCCGCGCTCATCTGCCAGGGCACGCGCGACCCCTTCGGCACGCGCGAGGAGGTGGCGGGCTATGCGCTTTCCGGCAGCATCGCCCTGCACTGGCTCGAGGACGGGGACCACGACTTCAAGCCGCGCCGGGGCGTGAGCGGTCTGAGCCACGAGGAAACGCTTGCGGGCGCCGCCTCTGCCGTGGCGGGCTGGATCGCGGGGATCGCCTAA
- a CDS encoding YbaK/EbsC family protein: MSKSLKRVRAALEDAGLPVEILEVENARTAQEAADAVGCALDQIAKSIIFRAEESGEAVLFLTAGGNRVCAGKASALAGEPLGKADAALIRGQTGFAIGGVSPVGHLAPIRAWIDPRLLEFEQVWAAAGTPRHLFALDAHVLPGLTGAVAAEFTE, encoded by the coding sequence ATGAGCAAGAGCCTGAAACGGGTGCGCGCGGCGCTGGAGGACGCGGGGCTGCCGGTCGAGATCCTCGAGGTGGAGAACGCCCGCACCGCGCAGGAGGCGGCGGATGCGGTGGGCTGCGCGCTCGACCAGATCGCCAAGTCGATCATCTTCCGCGCCGAGGAGAGCGGCGAGGCGGTGCTCTTCCTCACCGCAGGCGGCAACCGGGTCTGCGCGGGCAAGGCCTCGGCGCTGGCGGGCGAGCCGCTCGGCAAGGCGGACGCGGCGCTGATCCGCGGCCAGACCGGCTTTGCCATCGGGGGTGTCTCGCCGGTCGGACACCTCGCGCCGATCCGCGCCTGGATCGACCCGCGGCTGCTCGAGTTCGAACAGGTCTGGGCGGCGGCGGGCACGCCGCGCCACCTCTTCGCGCTCGATGCCCACGTGCTGCCCGGGCTGACCGGCGCGGTGGCGGCGGAATTCACCGAGTGA
- a CDS encoding glutamine-synthetase adenylyltransferase, with protein sequence MSLADAITRLPRPFEPALGQEARDAVPWASGPLAELIAGTGGSSPYLLGLIRREGDWLEGAVDAPDAALSALFAALREVEGDPGVALREAKRRVALLVGLADLGGAWRLEEVTGALTDFADLAVQLALRDAISREVKRGKLPGASEDDIASAGGMVVFAMGKMGAGELNYSSDIDLICLFDETRFGRDDFHEARASFIRATKRMSATLNDLTGDGYVFRTDLRLRPDPAVTPVCMAMEAAERYYESLGRAWERAAWIKARPCAGDPAAGARFLESLRPFVWRKHLDFAAIKDAHDMRLRYREAKGLSGPITLPGHNMKLGRGGIREIEFFTQTRQIIAGGRDPELRVRGTVPGLAVLAQKGWVPGEVTGTLTSHYRAHREIEHRIQMVQDAQTHALPGSEEGFARLAALCGRDLSELKSDLRARLEEVHELTEGFFAPESRAEPAVASPLEDSPLVARWTSYPALRSSRAVEIFNRLRPEILSRLGRAARPEEALTAFDGFLAGLPAGVQLFSLFEANPQLVDLLVDVVSVSPELALHLSRNAQVFDAVIGGDFFAPWPGVAALTADLAQLLDREVDYERQLDIARRWQHEWHFRIGVHLLRGISESQEAGKHYAELAEATLAALAPAVQAEFARKHGAPPGRGAVVVGMGSLGAGRLHAHSDLDLIVIYDADGVEASEGKRPLPSRTYYARLTQALITAMTAPMAEGRLYEIDMRLRPSGNQGPVATSLAAFTEYQGKDAWVWEHLALTRARVIAGPADLASEVEARRRELLAEPRDRAEVLAELSKMRARIAAAKGAGDEWDPKLGQGRMQDIELVGQAGALLSGQAPRRTARGIAAAAQEGWLGRAEADHLAATYRLCWALQIGARLITEGRLDPAELGAGGCTFLTSLAGVDGPEALRAKLEEMTTRAAAIIDAALPVPAE encoded by the coding sequence ATGAGCCTTGCCGATGCGATCACCCGCCTGCCACGCCCCTTCGAACCCGCCCTCGGACAGGAGGCGCGCGATGCCGTACCCTGGGCCTCGGGGCCGCTGGCCGAGCTGATTGCCGGCACCGGCGGCTCGAGCCCCTACCTGCTGGGCCTCATCCGCAGGGAAGGCGACTGGCTCGAGGGCGCGGTGGACGCGCCCGATGCGGCGCTGAGCGCGCTCTTCGCCGCGCTGCGGGAGGTCGAGGGCGACCCCGGCGTGGCGCTGCGCGAGGCCAAGCGCCGCGTCGCGCTGCTGGTCGGGCTCGCCGACCTTGGCGGTGCCTGGCGGCTCGAGGAGGTCACCGGCGCGCTCACCGATTTCGCCGACCTCGCGGTGCAGCTTGCCCTGCGCGACGCCATCTCGCGCGAGGTGAAGCGCGGCAAGCTGCCCGGCGCCAGCGAGGACGATATCGCAAGCGCCGGCGGCATGGTGGTCTTTGCCATGGGCAAGATGGGCGCGGGCGAGCTCAACTACAGCTCGGACATCGACCTCATCTGCCTCTTCGACGAGACCCGCTTCGGCCGCGATGATTTCCACGAGGCCCGCGCCTCCTTCATCCGCGCCACCAAGCGGATGAGCGCGACGCTGAACGACCTGACCGGCGACGGCTACGTCTTCCGCACCGACCTGCGGCTGCGCCCCGATCCCGCCGTCACCCCGGTCTGCATGGCGATGGAGGCCGCCGAGCGCTACTACGAGAGCCTTGGCCGCGCCTGGGAGCGCGCCGCCTGGATCAAGGCGCGCCCCTGCGCCGGCGATCCCGCTGCCGGGGCGCGCTTTCTCGAGTCGCTGCGCCCCTTCGTCTGGCGCAAGCACCTCGATTTCGCCGCCATCAAGGACGCCCATGACATGCGCCTGCGCTACCGCGAGGCCAAGGGGCTCTCGGGGCCGATCACCCTGCCGGGCCACAACATGAAGCTGGGCCGCGGCGGCATCCGCGAGATCGAGTTCTTCACCCAGACACGGCAGATCATCGCCGGCGGGCGCGACCCCGAGCTGCGCGTGCGCGGCACGGTGCCGGGGCTCGCGGTGCTGGCGCAGAAGGGCTGGGTGCCGGGCGAAGTGACCGGGACGCTCACCTCGCACTACCGCGCGCACCGCGAGATCGAGCACCGCATCCAGATGGTGCAGGACGCCCAGACCCACGCGCTGCCGGGCAGCGAGGAGGGCTTTGCCCGGCTCGCCGCGCTCTGCGGCCGCGACCTTTCCGAGCTGAAGTCCGACCTTCGCGCCCGGCTCGAGGAGGTGCACGAGCTGACCGAGGGCTTCTTCGCCCCCGAGAGCCGCGCCGAGCCCGCCGTGGCCTCGCCGCTCGAGGACAGCCCGCTCGTTGCCCGCTGGACCAGCTACCCGGCGCTGCGCTCGAGCCGCGCGGTCGAGATCTTCAATCGCCTGCGCCCCGAGATCCTCAGCCGTCTCGGCCGCGCCGCCCGCCCCGAGGAGGCGCTCACCGCCTTCGACGGCTTCCTCGCCGGGCTGCCCGCCGGGGTGCAGCTCTTCTCGCTCTTCGAGGCCAACCCGCAGCTGGTCGATCTGCTGGTCGACGTGGTCTCGGTCTCGCCCGAGCTGGCGCTGCACCTGTCGCGCAACGCGCAGGTCTTCGACGCGGTGATCGGCGGCGATTTCTTCGCGCCCTGGCCGGGGGTGGCGGCGCTGACCGCCGACCTCGCGCAGCTGCTCGACCGCGAGGTGGACTACGAGCGCCAGCTCGACATCGCCCGGCGCTGGCAGCACGAATGGCACTTCCGCATAGGCGTGCACCTCTTGCGCGGCATCTCCGAGTCGCAGGAGGCGGGCAAGCACTACGCCGAGCTGGCCGAGGCGACGCTCGCCGCGCTCGCCCCCGCGGTGCAGGCCGAGTTCGCCCGCAAGCACGGCGCCCCGCCGGGGCGCGGCGCGGTGGTGGTCGGCATGGGCAGCCTCGGGGCCGGGCGGCTGCACGCGCATTCCGACCTCGACCTCATCGTGATCTACGACGCGGACGGGGTCGAGGCCTCCGAGGGCAAGCGGCCGCTGCCCTCACGTACCTATTACGCCCGGCTCACCCAGGCGCTGATCACCGCGATGACCGCGCCCATGGCCGAGGGCAGGCTCTACGAGATCGACATGCGCCTGCGCCCCTCCGGCAACCAGGGGCCGGTGGCGACCTCGCTCGCCGCCTTCACCGAGTACCAGGGCAAGGACGCCTGGGTCTGGGAGCACCTCGCGCTGACCCGCGCGCGGGTGATCGCGGGCCCGGCGGATCTGGCCTCCGAGGTCGAGGCGCGGCGGCGCGAGCTGCTGGCCGAACCGCGCGACCGCGCCGAGGTGCTGGCGGAGCTCTCGAAGATGCGCGCCCGCATCGCCGCCGCCAAGGGCGCGGGCGACGAGTGGGATCCGAAGCTTGGCCAGGGTCGGATGCAGGACATCGAACTGGTCGGCCAGGCCGGGGCGCTGCTCTCGGGCCAGGCGCCGCGGCGCACCGCGCGTGGCATCGCCGCCGCCGCGCAGGAGGGCTGGCTGGGCCGCGCCGAGGCCGATCACCTCGCCGCCACCTACCGGCTCTGCTGGGCGCTGCAGATCGGCGCGCGGCTGATCACCGAGGGCAGGCTCGATCCCGCGGAACTCGGCGCCGGCGGCTGCACCTTCCTCACCAGCCTCGCCGGGGTGGACGGGCCGGAGGCGCTGCGCGCGAAGCTCGAGGAGATGACCACCCGCGCCGCCGCGATCATCGACGCCGCCCTGCCGGTGCCCGCCGAATGA
- the eda gene encoding bifunctional 4-hydroxy-2-oxoglutarate aldolase/2-dehydro-3-deoxy-phosphogluconate aldolase, producing the protein MTPEDASRSNEALCKLAPVIPVLVIDDLAHARPLAEALVAGGLPVLEVTLRTPVALDAIREMAQVEGGVVGAGTLLTPADVAAAVAAGAKFGVSPGATDRLLEACEAADLPLLPGAATASEAMALLERGYTVQKFFPAEANGGVPALKAIGAPIPQVRFCPTGGVSMKNVGDYLSLKNVLCCGGSWVAPKELMMAGDWDGIVALAREAAALPR; encoded by the coding sequence ATGACCCCCGAGGACGCCAGCCGCTCCAACGAAGCCCTCTGCAAGCTTGCCCCGGTGATCCCGGTGCTGGTGATCGACGACCTCGCCCATGCCCGGCCGCTGGCCGAGGCGCTGGTCGCGGGCGGGCTGCCGGTGCTGGAGGTGACCCTGCGCACGCCGGTGGCGCTCGACGCGATCCGCGAGATGGCACAGGTCGAGGGCGGCGTCGTGGGCGCGGGCACGCTGCTCACCCCCGCCGACGTTGCCGCCGCGGTCGCCGCGGGCGCGAAGTTCGGCGTCTCGCCGGGCGCCACCGACCGGCTGCTCGAGGCCTGCGAGGCGGCGGACCTGCCGCTGCTGCCCGGCGCCGCCACCGCCTCCGAGGCGATGGCGCTGCTCGAGCGCGGCTACACGGTGCAGAAGTTCTTCCCCGCCGAGGCGAACGGCGGCGTGCCCGCGCTCAAGGCGATCGGCGCGCCGATCCCGCAGGTGCGGTTCTGCCCCACCGGCGGCGTCAGCATGAAGAACGTGGGCGACTACCTGTCGCTGAAGAACGTGCTCTGCTGCGGCGGCTCCTGGGTGGCACCGAAGGAGCTGATGATGGCGGGCGACTGGGACGGCATCGTGGCGCTGGCGCGCGAGGCGGCGGCGCTGCCGCGCTGA
- the edd gene encoding phosphogluconate dehydratase, with protein sequence MSLNATIAKVTAEIEARSEKLRGTYLERMRRAADEGPRRAHLTCGNQAHAYAAMGADQAALAEGRAPNLGIITAYNDMLSAHQPYERYPDLLRKAARSVGGTAQVAGGVPAMCDGVTQGQVGMELSLFSRDVIALATGVSLSHNTYDAAVYLGVCDKIVPGLVIAAATFGYIPGLFLPAGPMTSGLPNDEKAKVRQQYATGEVGRDKLMEAEMKSYHGPGTCTFYGTANSNQMLMEFMGLHLPGSSFINPNTPLRDALTEAGAKRALAITALGNEYRPVCDVLDAKAFVNGIVGLMATGGSTNLVLHLPAMARAAGVALELSDFDAISEAVPLMAKVYPNGLADVNHFHAAGGLQYMIGELLDAGLMHEDVKTVAGDGMRLYTQEPKLKDGAVVYEDAPRESQNDRILRPASDPFQKSGGLKQMIGNLGHGMMKISAVKPEHHVVEAPVRVFHDQAEVKDAFKAGEFTSDTIVVVRFQGPKSNGMPELHSLTPTLAVLQDRGLKVALVTDGRMSGASGKVPSAIHVCPEAADGGPLAKLRDGDIVRLDAGAGTLQCLTEGFETREAVTADLSGNGHGVGRELFEAFRRNVGLASNGAAVVV encoded by the coding sequence ATGTCGCTCAACGCCACAATCGCCAAGGTCACCGCCGAGATCGAGGCCCGCTCGGAAAAACTCCGCGGCACCTATCTCGAACGCATGCGCCGCGCCGCCGACGAAGGCCCGCGCCGCGCCCACCTGACCTGCGGCAACCAGGCCCATGCCTATGCCGCCATGGGCGCCGACCAGGCCGCGCTGGCCGAAGGCCGCGCGCCGAACCTCGGGATCATCACCGCCTACAACGACATGCTTTCGGCCCACCAGCCCTACGAGCGCTACCCCGACCTGCTGCGCAAGGCCGCGCGCTCGGTCGGCGGAACGGCGCAGGTGGCGGGCGGGGTTCCGGCCATGTGCGACGGCGTCACCCAGGGCCAGGTCGGCATGGAGCTCTCGCTCTTCTCGCGCGACGTGATCGCGCTGGCCACGGGCGTGTCGCTCTCGCACAACACCTATGACGCCGCCGTCTACCTCGGCGTCTGCGACAAGATCGTCCCCGGCCTCGTCATCGCCGCCGCCACCTTCGGCTACATCCCCGGCCTCTTCCTGCCTGCCGGACCGATGACCTCGGGCCTGCCAAACGACGAGAAGGCGAAGGTCCGCCAGCAGTACGCCACCGGCGAGGTCGGCCGCGACAAGCTGATGGAAGCCGAGATGAAGAGCTACCACGGCCCCGGCACCTGCACCTTCTACGGCACCGCCAACTCCAACCAGATGCTGATGGAATTCATGGGCCTGCACCTGCCCGGCAGTTCCTTCATCAACCCGAACACCCCGCTGCGCGACGCGCTGACCGAGGCCGGGGCCAAGCGCGCCCTCGCCATCACCGCGCTCGGCAACGAGTATCGCCCGGTCTGCGACGTGCTCGACGCCAAGGCCTTCGTCAACGGCATCGTCGGGCTGATGGCCACGGGCGGCTCGACCAACCTCGTGCTGCACCTGCCGGCCATGGCGCGCGCCGCGGGCGTGGCGCTGGAGCTGTCGGACTTCGACGCGATCTCGGAAGCGGTGCCGCTGATGGCCAAGGTCTACCCGAACGGGCTGGCGGATGTGAACCATTTCCACGCCGCGGGCGGGCTGCAGTACATGATCGGCGAGCTCCTCGACGCGGGGCTCATGCACGAGGACGTCAAGACCGTCGCCGGCGACGGCATGCGCCTCTACACGCAGGAGCCGAAGCTGAAGGACGGCGCCGTCGTCTACGAGGACGCCCCGCGCGAGAGCCAGAACGACAGGATCCTCCGCCCCGCCTCGGACCCGTTCCAGAAGTCGGGCGGGCTCAAGCAGATGATCGGCAACCTCGGCCACGGCATGATGAAGATCTCGGCGGTGAAGCCCGAGCACCATGTCGTCGAGGCGCCGGTGCGCGTCTTCCACGACCAGGCCGAGGTTAAGGACGCCTTCAAGGCCGGCGAGTTCACCTCGGACACGATCGTCGTGGTGCGCTTCCAGGGGCCGAAGTCGAACGGCATGCCCGAACTGCACAGCCTGACCCCGACGCTCGCCGTGCTGCAGGACCGCGGCCTCAAGGTGGCGCTGGTCACCGACGGGCGGATGTCGGGCGCGTCCGGCAAGGTGCCCTCGGCGATCCACGTCTGCCCCGAGGCCGCCGATGGCGGCCCGCTCGCCAAGCTGCGCGATGGCGACATCGTCCGGCTCGACGCGGGCGCGGGCACGCTGCAGTGCCTGACCGAGGGCTTCGAGACCCGCGAGGCGGTCACCGCCGACCTCTCGGGCAACGGCCACGGCGTCGGGCGCGAGCTCTTCGAGGCCTTCCGCCGCAACGTCGGCCTCGCCTCCAACGGCGCGGCGGTGGTCGTCTGA
- a CDS encoding glutathione S-transferase family protein, protein MTLTLYSHPLASYCHKVLIALYEAGTPFEAVTVDLGDPAAHARLLELWPVGKIPVLRDAARGVTLPEASIIIEHLDLFYPGPRPLLPADPETRLQARLWDRFFDLYVQGPMQKIVFDSFRPEAQKDRAGVEEAMAQLLVAYDLAERHLAGRTWAAGEEFGIADCAAAPALFFAGILHPFGEGHGALRGYFERLVARPSFRRVLLEAQPWFDNFPFRDRMEARFLSMVPD, encoded by the coding sequence ATGACACTCACGCTCTACTCGCACCCGCTCGCCTCCTACTGCCACAAGGTGCTGATCGCCCTCTACGAGGCCGGCACCCCGTTCGAGGCGGTCACCGTCGACCTTGGCGATCCCGCCGCCCATGCCCGGCTGCTGGAGCTCTGGCCGGTCGGCAAGATCCCGGTGCTGCGCGACGCGGCGCGGGGCGTCACCCTGCCCGAGGCCTCGATCATCATCGAACACCTCGACCTCTTTTACCCCGGCCCCCGGCCGCTGCTGCCCGCCGATCCCGAGACCCGGCTGCAGGCGCGGCTCTGGGACCGCTTCTTCGACCTCTACGTGCAGGGGCCGATGCAGAAGATCGTCTTCGACAGTTTCCGCCCCGAGGCGCAGAAGGACCGCGCGGGCGTCGAGGAGGCCATGGCGCAGCTTCTCGTGGCCTATGACCTTGCAGAGCGCCACTTGGCGGGGCGCACATGGGCCGCGGGGGAGGAGTTCGGCATCGCCGACTGCGCCGCCGCGCCGGCGCTCTTCTTCGCCGGCATCCTGCACCCCTTCGGCGAAGGGCACGGCGCGCTGCGCGGCTATTTCGAGCGCCTTGTCGCCCGGCCCTCTTTCCGCCGCGTGCTGCTCGAGGCGCAGCCCTGGTTCGACAACTTCCCCTTCCGCGACCGGATGGAGGCGCGCTTTCTCAGCATGGTCCCGGACTGA